The following nucleotide sequence is from Pagrus major chromosome 13, Pma_NU_1.0.
GCCTGATTAAGGTGTGGACGGATTCTTTTATTTGAACAACCTGAGCTCTAAGTTGTTTTTGTACCTTGTACAGTCATGAAGTCGGCAAAGTTCCAGATGAGTTCACCGATGACATACTGCTTCCTCTTCTGGTCGAACACGCTGTGGTAGCTCTGCAGGACAATATTCTGGTACTCCTCAGTAAACATCACTGGTGGATCCTGGAGAGTGAAAACACAGCTTCTTACCCACAGTATTAACGTGTTTGGGAAAATATGTTGTGTAGGTTTACCAAAATCTAGCATGCAACAAAACAGTGATATGTGATTCCTGGTGCACTACACTCAGGTAATTGggatgtgtatgtgtatgaatCCTCACACTGTGAAGCCCTGGCACTGCGTCGGCTCCGTATTCACTCTGGATGATGGGTTTCTGGTACTTTCCATACCAGTTCTCAAACTGATTGTTGAGCTGGAGGGGGATGAGCTCCAGGTGGCCTGAATCATGGTACCAGGAGAAGTAACTGTTTACACAGATTACATCCACGAAGGGAGCCTGGGGACAcgataaaagacaaaatatgacTTGTAGAGCTACACTTCTGTTTTTCAATAGAAACTATGGTGTAGCAGTTGTGAAAACAGAACTGAGAGGTGCTGTCGTTTTTTACAATCTAGCAGCTGCAGGTAGTCAGTGCCTGCAAAATAATCAGCACCTTTAATTTCTAACTACACCCCGAAAGACACTGCTCACAGTACAGGAATGTGAACCATTCTGAGGAATGTCAACAACTTAGTTTGTTATTGCGGTCAACAAGAGCTTCGGAATTCAGACATATGAAGCTCTGAAGCTCAGCAGGATCCTTTGACCcccttattttttaaatcaagcatTTTATCTGATTGACTTCAGGTCAATATGTCCACATGCATGAGCTGAATTGCAGCACTGAGAGGCACAGAGGCATGTTTAGCTCTTCttttctgcaaatgttttcaAACACATATATAATCTTCACCCTAAATACCGTGCAGAACTTTTATATTTCGGAATAATGCGGCTTGTTTTCTCAACAatccaaagatgttcagtttactgtgagagtggagtaaagaaaccagaaaatattcacattttctttaaaaattaaccaattatcaaagtagttgacaattaatcaattaaatcTTTACATCTATGAAAGAAACTTCAAAGAGTAACTTAACACCAGACTATGGCTGGAATGTTCAAGTCTTTCACCTGGGTGCAGCTGGGTGAGGCAACAAGTGTTCCCACTGTAACCGCACCCAACAGTCATGACACTTTGAACTTGCAGACTGGAATACAGAACTCCAACATGCACTGCAACATGCTGTTAGCGAAAAgttcgcaaaaaaaaaaagatttccagGTGTTAAGTTACTCTTCAAACAAGAGCATAAACTTAGTTACTAAACTTACTCTATTTGTACTGTATATGATATTGATAACACCTGCatcaacacaaaataattactACTTATGTGTCAAATAATAAACATGACAATCAATATGCTGTGCAGGTTTTCACTCTGTCATCCTGTTGATATTGAAGTAAGTACAGTTGAAACTCACCCCTTTGTCCCTGGCGTAGTTACTGTCGGTGATATAAGTGACGGGCCGGGTCGGGTCCAGATCTTTGGTATGTTTTATTAAGGTCCtggaagaaacacaaaacaacgaTTACATTACAAGTTCGTAAGGATTACAATGTTATATAATCACTAGCATgttacaaaaacactttgtgtaATTTGAAGAAACTGCTTGTGTTACAACTTCAGTGTGACAAAGAATTTTGTGGACACTTTGTTCTCCATACACCACACAGCTTTACTTGATGGGTACTGTAGTTGAGCAGGTTGAGtatttttttgctctgtttatCTCCCAGAGGCCTCAGGCTATGACTGTGCTCTAGCTGTTGTTGTTCAGGACAGCTTCATGACTTCCTCTTCCTGCATTCCTTGTTTTGCATACAGAGTAAGGGGATAGGCTGTGAACCAAAAACAAACCAGTATTTTCCTATAGGAATATATACAGATGGTTTAAAGCTTACAGGGCAGTCCTGGTGGcccagttctctctctctgtaaaataaagttagaaaaatgcccccccaaaaaatcatCTTAAAACATTCAACTTCAGCTCTTCTAGGCACAGATAAAGAGCCATATTAGGGGGAGAAATGCTGAATGATCTTGCACCCAGAGGGGGCAGATAAGTCAATAATCAGTGTTGGTtatgaatgaatatttgatgAGTCAATCTATTCCGTTCTTCACATCTAGGTGAAACTAAATGACAAGTACTCACTCGAAATAGAATTCAGCAGGGGGCATCTCTGAAGCCGGCTCATTGGCTACTGACCACATGACCACAGAGGGATGGTTCTTGTCCCGACGTACCAGCTCGTCCATGACATCCAGGTGATGGGCCAGGGAGGCGTTTCCAAAACTGCGACTACATCAGCAAGGCACAAAAGACAAAGCACAGCGGGTCCACCAGGTTATTTCATGTAACCCATTCTCAACCCACGCAGCCCAAGTAAGTCAGATCAAGGGGATATCTTCCAAAGTCTGATTTATCTTTTTGCTCTTTTCCCTTCAAAATAACTTAGTATAATACTTCAGTATTTTCAATACGCTGTTGACAATATTCATCTTTTATTCTGATGCATTTTCTTCGTCATTTCCCTAATTAAAGTCCAATATtgggacgtgtgtgtgtgtgtgtgtgtccagtctGTAATTCAGCCTGGATCTTTCAACATGACTTGTGTTCTACAGGTTAAATTTCTTGCATTTAGAGTACATCTTGTTTCTCTAATTTTACAACAGTCAGGAGGTTTTCAAGAGCAGTGGTGATGGGCATGACGCATGACACGTCAGTCTGTCCTTGCACGGTTATGTGActtttccaccagcacttttggcTGCGATGAGTCAAACTGATTTGCATCTCCTTCAACACTTTTGTAAATTCTCTATGAAGCACGTGTTGCAAGTAAtttctgtgcaggaaacctaagagaaatgtgtttttaaaagtctcacGTGTGTTCggctctcagtacttttgtagcttctaattgaatctctgtggtttgaaaTGCAGTTTCTCTCCAGCTTTTGGCTTGCtagtttggctctgatgcagcatgcaatctgcaaagatACTcttaactaaagtaatcaaataaatgtagtggagtaaaagtacaatatgtgcctcacaaatgtagtggagtggaagtataaagtagcagaaaatggaaatccTCAAGTAAAGCAAAAGTgcctcaaaattgcacttaagtacagtcctgattttgctgcttcatattaaaagcttttaaataataGAGGACTTTTATTGagaagaatttataggaaattaaaCGTGTTTGGCACCAAATTAGTGGAGCTTTAGTAGCTATTATTACTACTGTTTTTCGATAGTAGATTGCAGGGAGGAAGACTTTTTACAGCCGCTCCTTCAAGCAGATAGCCCTGTTGTAATAGAAACGGAAATCCCTGTCTCAAACTGAGTTGATCCGAGCCAGCCAGTGTATGGAAAAACACATGATGTTGACCGAACGCTCAAACAACTCTAAAGGTCACAGAGATGTGAGCAGTGACACCTACATGTCTTTGATGCCCACCCCCGGGCACTCATCTATCACCACGATGCCGTGGCGATCACACATCTGCAGGATCTCCTCAGCATAGGGGTAGTGGCTGGTGCGGAACGAGTTGGCCCCCATCCACTTCAATAAGTTAAAATCCTTGACGATCAAGGACCAGTCGAAGCCTTTACCTCGAATCTACAACACgaggaaaagaggaagggaggatGTGGTTATTGAACTGGTCCCATCAAATTTCCTGTCCGTTACCAGGAGAGACAGTCTGTAGATGTTGTAACAGATATGATGCTTGTGAGCTAAATGAGTCTTTTGGTAAAAGTTCAGCTTCCCTCTGGTGGTACTCACATCAGAGTCCTCATGTTTATTGACTCCATGGAAGTAGAAAGGCTTGTTGTTGATGAGAAACTGGGTGCTGGTAACAGCGACTGAGCGGATGCCAACTGGAAGAGTATAGATATCCTCATATGTTGATCTCCCATCGGTTGCCATTAAGTGAACCTAGATATTAAGTGCAAatgtcagaaacatttttcttgcatCTCTTTCAGCAGACATTAAGAGGTTGTGCAATACTCTACCAAACATGCAGAGCATTATAACAGGAacaaggtggaggagagagaaagacgtGTTGCTCACAGTGTACAGAGTTTAAATTTAGGAGTGAATAAAAACACCTGAGTTTACTTTTCTGCTGGGTGTTAAAGTGCACTGAAGATAAGTACCTTGCCAAAGGCTCTGCCCAGGTTATTTGATTTGAGGGGAACTTGGAATCACAACATAACTATAGCTGTAGAAATTACTAATTtgctttattatattattacacATATTAACTTCTTCTCTTCAGCCAACTGCCTTACTACTCTCACAAATCCATTGGCAATCCTCATGTGAACTGCATCTGAAACTTCACTTTGACATGTATGTTAACATGTGGTCTTACCTCCATAGAGTAAAGATAACCTGGATTCTCGTGCATTAAATACGGCCACCACAGGTTAACATCTGCTACTTTGAGCACTCCGGATGGATTGCTGGAGGCGGCCACAGAGCGGCCATCTTTGTCTTTCAAAGTGACCCTGATGGTGCCTGTGGCAGCACCTTGGACTGACACCTTGTACTTGACTAGACCtgaaaaacagaggaaacaacACTCAACAACgtcacattaaataaaacatctctTCTCAATAAAGCTACATGTGATTTTTGTTAACAATCAGTTTACTCTCTTACAAAATTTGACATTTGGAAAATGAGTAAATTAGCAGAGTCAGGTGTTTTTATTTACCCGTGTTATCCAAGAAGTCAGTCACCACAGTGATGTCATCCACGTAAGCCTTAGGAGTAGTGTATAGCAACACAGGACGATGTATGCCAGCATAGTTGAAGAAATCAAAGTAGATGTATTGCACAAAAAAACCCTCAGGATACCTGTCGAGGAATTACATTTTACACGTTATCTTTTAGTTATTCACTGACAGGTACACATTTTAATCTCAGCCAGACACTACATCAAACCAGTAAAGGCTAGAATCCCCGGGATCAGGGAACATCGCTTGATGTCTAAGGTGTGGAAACAAAGGTGAAGGGCCAGTTTAAGAACAACTGATTATATTTCTAAGataacaaaactgaaaagataTTTTAAGGTCAAAGTGTTGTGATCTGTTTACAGTTTGAGAAAGATTAATTACAGATTTCACTGCCAGTCAAtcttaattattaaaaagttgtttaaaaaaaatataaatatttattttattttttttcattttaaacactgaAGCAGATAGTTAGTTGATGTAAAGTTAAGAAAGCAAGCATATTaaatttaaagggatagttcggattttttgacatgaagttgtatgacatcctcaccatcagtgtcgtgcatcagcagtgactttccccccactgcgtcctgtgagccgaggtctgtcccgctgttgttgctgaagaaagtagttacagctagtttgcggggtcacgaagataaagcgttttgcttcaaaaaacaatatccgttcaaaagagtaaaacatttgcatcacaaaaacgtttacgacaaaaaagtcagacctcacgatcacctggcactacttcccctcccttcgtatcactgcgcgcttccgcctgttgacacaccgcaccgctccgtcagctgtttcacggtgtttacatgctcggatggtaaacgtaaatatgtctgactacgaaacgagtgatgaagacattccttttaccacagagccaaagggatatctttatgaacccgaatacacagacaccgagcttcgtcaaatggagttagaacgggcagagagagaggagagagacagagaagcggtccaagttgctgacaataataataacagccatcatataaaaaggcaccatctttagcttgtagatagttgttcttacctggggtcgtggcacagcagcgctcttcaaaacatgtttcttcctctttcctgggcgtgtaggaacataatcgtccttgctgaagtgtgcactacacacacaaagctttttcacccttggcagtctcgcttcaatgttcaagcctttggcaagaagccaaagttgcctaatagcaatgtccgtgacaggaaagcggtgaaatatatacggcgacttggtgtgatctttgttgttgcaacccggataatcgcaaatccgcaccatttttatatatcctcttgtctaataatctcgctagtactcacgttagctctctcgcacatccgagcatgtaaacaccgtgaaacagctgacggagcagtgcggtgtgtcaacaggcggaagcgcgcagtgatacgaagggaggggaaatagtgccaggtgatcgtgaggtctgacttttttgtcgtaaacgattttgtgatgcaaatgttttactcttttgaacggatattgttttttgaagcaaaacgctttatcttcatgaccccgcaaactagccgtaactactttcttcagcaacaacagcgggacagacctcggctcacaggacgcagggggggaaagtcactgctgatgcacgacactgatggtgaggatgtcatacaacttcatgtcaaaaaacccgaactatccctttaagctTTTCTATCAAGtcagtgttttaattaaaatgaaaacaaatgaggtTACTTGGTGCGGTCCTCCATGTACTGGATTTTTCCTGGAGGAAGAGTCTCCAGACTCAGCGTGTTGTTGACAGCGATGGTGATCCTGCACGGCATGGTCGGGTCCTTGCGGAGTAGACTGCCAATCTCAACCTCAAAAGGAAGGTGGCCGCCTTCATGCTGTGTCACTTTCACCCCGTTCACCCACTGCAAAGGGTAAACACAATGATTCCACATGAGCTTGATCACATTAATACAACAGGTGGGTATAAAAGATATGAGTGTCATATGTCATAACTGTAATTAAATGATGTAGATGAGTTTCTGACTGGACTGGATTAGGAAGGTACACGATACTCACCACTATTGAAAAATAGTGAGCACTTCCCACTCTGAGAACCACTCTTGTTCCCACATCAGAGATCCAGCGGGCCGGCACCACCACCTCTCGCTCATACCACACCCAGCCTATGAAATCTCTTAGTGCGGCGTcctgtgtgatgtcattgtAGCTGGCAGGAACTGGCATGTCAATCACTGGACCAGTctaggaaaaataaaataaaacactgaaactgaCTGAATTCACGTCACATGTTTTTCATACGTTTACCTAGAAATAAGCAGGAAGTATGAGGATGCAAAGAGAGCCAAAGTGACCACACCATCAGCTGATCAACACAACAAGCTTAGTTTCctgagagataaaaaaaaaaaaaggaactttgtcagagacacagagagagaatgataccacagtgtttcaaaaccacagtgaaacatgacaGTGGTAAAATTCAAGTCTGGGGGTGTATTTCAGCCAAGGAGAAGTACCACTCCATTCTTCTGAGACGTTGATCTTTGTGGAAAGggattcatactgcagcaggacaatgagcccaaacacctcaaagctttgacagaACTACTTCAAGCGGTAAGAAGCCCAgggagtcctgactgtcatggactttcctcgacagtcacctgacctccaCCTCACTAAACATTTATGCATCTGAGGACTGAGAAAGTCAAGCagtctgcagtctgtgtgtggcATCACAGGAAGCTTTGATGCTGACATgacatgagtcatcaggttctgcacaaacttgtggagtccttGCCCAAATACAAAGATATTCTGATATTCATGGCATTTTTTCAAGGATTCAGCTTGTCACTACATTTTTTGAGCTGTTAttatcaaaacaaatgcaaagtaGAAGGACTAGTGGTCCAAAACGTGTGGACCCTAAATATGTATTAGCAAgttttatgtgtgtgactgtggtgGAGTATAAAGTACCCTACATCTGTAAACAACAGATGTacaaaagtaataaaaaagtaaaaagtaaagtacaaatacctacAATTGTACTTGACTCAACTTTCCATGACTGCAAACAAAAGCTGCTTTACTTctcagagttgttgttgttgttgttgttgttgttgttgttgttgctcttgTTGTTGACTACCCTCCTGCTCACCTCTGACAGCCGCTTCTTGTACCATGCCCTCTCGAAGCTCTGGTTCCTATCAGTGGAGTCATCGGCCCTGAAGTCCCACAGCCCGTTCAGCTCCTTCACCTCTCTGGAGGGAGACTCCCGGGGGAAGAGCATGCCGCTGTCCAGCAGACACACCGCGTCAAACACCGCGAACAGGCACACAACACGGAGCATCTCGAGCCCCGCAGGTCCGACACCCATGAGCAAAACTTTTAGTGCCAGCTAAGCTCAAGAGGGCGCCGCCATCACTTCCTGACTCAGTCACATGATTTATTCTGTGGTCACGTGACCGTAGAACCGTCTTCCCGCGCTGCCTTCAAATACTGTCGGAAAGTATCTTTATTAAGTTTTAAACTGTCTCTATTTACTGAAtcataagaaataaaataaataaaatatactgtagGAAATTTCTCGATTAAGATGTGCGCTGAACGTTTTAGGTCATACACCgcatataaaatattataattattgaattattgtttaaattattaatttaactCAATAAATATCACGCGATGATTTGTTtggtatttatttaaattattacattaaaaaaaaactatttctgGAAGTTTCACAGGAAGCATCTAAAGATGAAACATAAAGGTAGCATCCTGTCTTTTTACCCTACCAAATTAAAAGCCCCTATGTGCCCTGCCTGGCTGGCAAAGATCAaggcaaaagaaaacacacaaacagaatcaATAATTTATAACACGAGAAAATGTATAGGTCTACTTTATTTCAAGCCCACGACTGGTTTTGTAAAATTATCATTCACTAATGCAACACCGACTGAATGACACTAGATGGCGCCAGACAATCGTACACCAAAGTGAAATGCAGAGCGCGAGCCCGTTAAATCAAGCCAATTATAGCCCAGTATGAAAAATCACAGTTTGCCTCTAGGGGCTCTATAAGTACATCAAGACTCACACTCTATCCATGGACCTCTTGGTCTTAGGGAAGAACTCCCCCCAAAAACCCTTTAACTGGGTAAAATGGAAGAAAGAAACATCAGTTCATTGATTCTCTGAAAGTGTCCAACAGTCCACATCCCAGAAACTTCAGCACATGGACGGATTCACCTCATAGGGTGACCCAGGGTGAAGTTTTAGCTTTGAGCTCACTTGGAGCCTCTGTTTGTGGACATTTGGTTATACACAAATGTATGCAGGGAAATGCACCACGTTCATTTTGACATGTAGAAAATACAATTAATAATGCAGTACCCactttaaaggataacttcacccaaaaatgaaaattcagtcattatctactcagcctcatgACGATtaaaagtctggtgaagtttctgagtccacaaaacatttctggactgaaacaactgaagtagagatccaaactgatttgaaatgaAGTTATTTACACCTTAAAAGCTGAAATGCATGTCGAGGGTGGAAATAAcgccttttcaaatcaatttgggatctctgggcttccagagatTTGGATTAGATGATCTAGATTCATtttatggtttttttttgttgttttttttttttgtttttttttgtctgtttctttacGTTTTAAACAAAgcctccatctacttcagttgtttaggagaatgctgcaacactgttttgttgtgaagctccagaaatgttttgtggactacagaacttcatctgacttttcatctgcaTGAGGCtgactagataatgactgaattttcacttaTTACACATACATCATAACTAGGTGAAAGTAATAGTAATGTGTTTATGTCTACAAATTTATGAAGCAGTAgttgattgtttgtgtctgtcaggCTCAGTTTTGTATCAGCTGCAGATTGTACTGTAAAATCACAAAGGATCAGGATTCATTGTTGGCCTCCTGACCAGGAACTGTAGCATCCCTGGTGGCGTCAGTTCATTCGGGGACCTTAATTTTTAttcccctctgcctctcccctcatttcctgtcatctctctactCTCACATTTCTAATAAAAGCGTAGAATCGCAACTAATTACTCTTAAAATCACATAGATCATTTCACCATTAGGATAAAAGCacaaaattatatattttttttaattttattttaagcaCTGTTGTCAGTGGCCCAGTATGGTTGAATCATGAGGGAATTACTGGCACTCTTCTGTACATTGCAAGTGTATTTGAAGGGAGTAGTGAGCCATAATCTATAAGTGAAATTTGTGGAGTGAGGGTTAGGTTAACCCACCAGCAGGAAAGGTTCAGAACAAATGTTATATATAACAATAAGATTTTTGAGATTATGACACTGAAACATAACAGGTGTAATGGAGATTTCAGCCTGAGATAGATGTAATTTTGACATAAGGAGAAGATGTAACCTATTTGTTAAAACTTCTACATTTTACAGGTGTTTAATTGAATCAAATCAATTGAAACAATATGGAAGTGTTACATCGTGCAGTCTTTAATCATCTGTCTCTGACGGTCCATGTTGACGTTTAACACTTCAGTCTCACACAATCGACCCATACGTCCTTCAGTCCAGTTTTGCTTTAATGCATGGGACATTGGTTCATTCCCTCTCCAGGTATGTTTCCCATCCCTGATGGCCGCAAATTGATGTATGCTTTCTTTTCCCACATAACTTCTTAATCCCAGAGGGAGTGACTCCACAGACTGAAAGGAACAGAACCTTCTCTTTTTAAGTCAGATTTATGTCTGCGTTATTCTTTAACCCCATGACCCCCTGGTTCCCCTCCAaagttttgttctgattcaTTCTTGGGGAGCATGCTTTCTCATCATATCAAAAATATTCCACATTGACTAAGTGACATACCGGAGTTAAAACCCGCTATTCCCAAGACACTCAGATAATCAAATAAACAGAATTTAATGtcagatcctttttttttttaaagttttgctGTCTGGCACATAAAAAGTGAAATTTACTGCACATCTAAAGCACAAACAAGGCAGGTTTGTGATAAAGTGCTTTGCAGAGTGACAGACTCATCCAAACAATCCATAGCACTGCCATCTGCCAGAAATTAATGGAAGGTTAATGGTGAGTTCAGTGTTAATTTCCTGTCTGAAGTCTGTCCCGAGTCATTTTCCCACCAATTCATTTGGGATGTTTTTTTGGTTCCCACATGTCAGTGATGTCTTGTTCAACATACCTATCCTTTTATTAAAGTGATGGTGACATCAATTATACATTTGAAAAAGCATTTAAGCACATTACTACAGTCTGGTATGACTGTAGTCCTGCGCTGAAAGAAAACCAGTAACACTTTCAATAAAGCCTACATCTATAAggcattataacacattataaacatCCTTATAATGCATTTTACTGCATTATGAACATCCTTATGCGTTTTAACAGTCTTTTGCATTGCAACGCCTTATGAGCATCCTTATAATGCCTTATAACAAATTATGAACATTCTTATAACAAATTATAAACATCTTatgcattataacacattataaacagccttataatgcattataatgtgcCTATAGCGCTGTATAATCATAGGTAAAAGCACTAATAATACTCAGAATGCTTTATAACAAACAAACGTATAATGCATAATAGTGTGCCTATACTTTAAGAAATCATAAATATTCAGAGTGTCTTATAACAATTATCTTAATACATAATAAAGCATTTATACTGACACTCACAATTTTTGCACAGTTTAAATTTCACATAGTTTTAATACATTATAATCATTTAATAACATGTTATAATCACTATTATAATGCAATACATTATGATTATAAGTTACTGTAAAGTGTCCATTGGGTGCTTTAAGTAGAGAAATGAAATCCCTGTGTTATAGGCAGATGTAATGCATAACAAGCTGGTTTGAAGTCACTGTTAGTGATCACTTTTTGCAGTCAATGCAAGAACAgcacacaaaacactgcaaTGTTTTTTATAAGGTACTAACCTACAATGAAGGGATTATTGTGAAAATCAGAGTAATCCATTATACTGAagtttataatgcattatagactattgttataaagcattatgaatattcatgagtgCTTGTAACTATGATTATACTGCACTATAGGTGTGTTGTAATGCATAATAAGTATGttcataatgcattataatgcattatagaccTGGGCATCATAGAAAGTGTTACCGGA
It contains:
- the gusb gene encoding beta-glucuronidase; the encoded protein is MGVGPAGLEMLRVVCLFAVFDAVCLLDSGMLFPRESPSREVKELNGLWDFRADDSTDRNQSFERAWYKKRLSETGPVIDMPVPASYNDITQDAALRDFIGWVWYEREVVVPARWISDVGTRVVLRVGSAHYFSIVWVNGVKVTQHEGGHLPFEVEIGSLLRKDPTMPCRITIAVNNTLSLETLPPGKIQYMEDRTKYPEGFFVQYIYFDFFNYAGIHRPVLLYTTPKAYVDDITVVTDFLDNTGLVKYKVSVQGAATGTIRVTLKDKDGRSVAASSNPSGVLKVADVNLWWPYLMHENPGYLYSMEVHLMATDGRSTYEDIYTLPVGIRSVAVTSTQFLINNKPFYFHGVNKHEDSDIRGKGFDWSLIVKDFNLLKWMGANSFRTSHYPYAEEILQMCDRHGIVVIDECPGVGIKDIRSFGNASLAHHLDVMDELVRRDKNHPSVVMWSVANEPASEMPPAEFYFETLIKHTKDLDPTRPVTYITDSNYARDKGAPFVDVICVNSYFSWYHDSGHLELIPLQLNNQFENWYGKYQKPIIQSEYGADAVPGLHSDPPVMFTEEYQNIVLQSYHSVFDQKRKQYVIGELIWNFADFMTVQGLTRVVGNKKGVFTRQRQPKRAAFILKERYWRLANETGRLGLPPSNHQCHAVKYPW